From Sander lucioperca isolate FBNREF2018 chromosome 14, SLUC_FBN_1.2, whole genome shotgun sequence, the proteins below share one genomic window:
- the LOC118493131 gene encoding uncharacterized protein LOC118493131 produces MDIIKDPPDSESAWTLNHHTAASGHNFQAFLLEKSKSLAPATIVQLQKMLTKRYCAATTVNISCCFKEGEIRSAMIIKKMSKEKIAQLQIRQKESTQRAMDIKVLMKYDGQDVVRQNDVSQAATLHSGSASMKASDVSQSEIKRSSVKTIKKNEHLIFNLQKSAQKQQPLKAASSVYDDDDDDDDDDDDDGFYIEKQLLLVSREKTESMKRLQFKIKSAQDDNKEDFNVRIITKQAELRRPEGERQTERSRTNIDNGNQKKIAFILQAAHKTENNDVDHKHIHTEVGEEVLVMLFPPDTERKTQKVPSSEIKLILHTDTGWKTGNIPMKELGDPPPMTKVTKKTFFIEPKSLKESLFSLKMHAPLDRTDSMDIKPAEITAKVNTVSVYTEQIKTTQEHTETYNAPREIMGINHTKQEENLPSEESVIPLPPSLKMTERETAKTEHVAETTTVNMEIKETTSSTEAFNQSGTKKADRLPSRETPRTTMSPEFESRFIKWKTGTIQATTEKSFTGLRMRQDIPADTTKLHEGTEETAITERKEVQNDPKVDSFTFAKPLKTTYKQATDTLPKTTDDNMPLCRGLIHRTAAGWKHCMERAAGMGSKMFYTKEPTDAFKHTGEQETERMSIRDQKDNLLNDDEYDHFYYFDGVMKRVQNYFYPYYKRQRLQKRSPDKTENSVFTVRNKRDTRENLLSYIRRLTLRNKADHPK; encoded by the exons ATGGACATAATAAAAGATCCCCCTGATTCAGAGTCTGCATGGACACTGAATCATCACACAGCCGCCTCAGGCCACAATTTTCAGGCTTTCTTATTGGAGAAATCCAAGAGCTTGGCACCCGCCACCATTGTTCAACTGCAGAAAATGCTGACGAAGAGATACTGTGCTGCTACAACTGTGAATATTTCCTGCTGTTTTAAAGAGGGCGAAATAAGATCAGCAATGATCATCAAGAAAATGTCCAAAGAAAAGATTGCACAACTACAAATCAGACAAAAAGAGAGCACACAGCGAGCGATGGACATTAAAGTTCTCATGAAGTATGATGGACAAGATGTAGTCCGTCAAAATGACGTTTCCCAAGCTGCTACTCTGCACTCTGGCAGCGCTTCAATGAAAGCCTCAGATGTATCACAATCAGAGATAAAGAGAAGTTCAGTCAAAACGATTAAGAAAAACGAACATTTGATCTTCAACTTGCAAAAAAGTGCTCAGAAGCAACAACCTTTAAAAGCTGCATCTAGTgtgtatgatgatgatgatgatgatgatgatgatgatgatgatgatggattTTATATTGAGAAGCAACTCTTGTTGGTATCCAGAGAGAAGACAGAATCTATGAAGAGACTGCAGTTCAAGATAAAGTCTGCTCAGGATGATAATAAAGAGGATTTTAATGTGAGGATAATCACAAAACAAGCAGAGCTTCGACGCCCAGAGggagaaagacaaacagaacGATCACGTACAAATATTGACAATGGAAACCAGAAAAAAATAGCATTCATCCTACAAGCTGCGCATAAAACAGAGAATAATGATGTTGATCACAAACATATACATACTGAGGTGGGAGAAGAAGTCTTAGTCATGTTATTCCCTccagacacagagaggaagacaCAAAAAGTACCATCATCGGAAATAAAACTTATTCTGCACACAGACACTGGgtggaaaacaggaaatatacCCATGAAggagttgggtgaccccccacCCATGACTAAAGTTACAAAGAAGACATTTTTTATTGAACCAAAGAGTTTGAAAGAAAGTCTGTTTTCATTAAAAATGCATGCGCCGCTTGATAGAACAGACAGCATGGATATAAAACCAGCAGAAATTACAGCTAAAGTAAATACAGTGTCTGTATATACTGAGCAGATCAAAAcgacacaagaacacacagaGACTTATAATGCACCTCGTGAAATTATGGGCATAAATCATACTAAACAAGAGGAAAATTTGCCGTCAGAAGAATCCGTCATACCTTTACCTCCCTCACTTAAAATGACGGAAAGAGAAACTGCAAAAACAGAGCATGTAGCAGAGACAACAACAGTAAACATGGAGATAAAAGAGACAACATCAAGTACGGAAGCCTTCAATCAAAGCGGCACTAAGAAAGCAGACAGACTGCCAAGTAGAGAGACCCCAAGGACAACAATGAGTCCAGAATTTGAGTCCAGATTTATAAAATGGAAAACTGGGACTATACAAGCTACGACTGAGAAGTCCTTCACAGGCCTCAGGATGAGACAGGACATCCCAGCAGATACAACCAAACTTCATGAAGGCACTGAAGAAACAGCTATAACTGAAAGAAAAGAAGTCCAAAATGACCCAAAAGTGGActcatttacatttgcaaaacctttaaaaacaacCTACAAACAAGCTACAGACACGCTTCCAAAA ACTACAGATGACAATATGCCACTCTGCAGAGGTTTAATACATCGCACTGCAGCTGGGTGGAAACACTGTATGGAGAGAGCTGCAGGAATGGGATCGAAGATGTTTTACACAAAGGAACCCACGGATGCATTTAAGCATACAGGAGAGCAGGAGACAGAACGTATGTCCATCAGAGACCAGAAAGACAATCTTCTTAATGATGATGAATACGATCATTTCTATTATTTTGACGGAGTAATGAAAAGAGTTCAGAATTATTTTTACCCCTATTACAAGAGACAAAGACTGCAAAAAAGGAGCCCtgataaaacagaaaacagtgtTTTCACAGTGAGAAACAAAAGAGACACTCGTGAAAATCTCCTCAGTTATATCAGACGTCTTACTTTAAGGAATAAGGCCGATCACCCCAAATGA
- the tnfrsfa gene encoding tumor necrosis factor receptor superfamily, member a — protein sequence MNFGPSVGKLSVFAAALLIGLVCHAAEPPASQWSSDEHTNKNLTLRRHRTCVENEQYLHQGLCCLNCQAGSFVQKGCERDQEQGTCLGCDHGQTYTEHSNGMNRCLPCTHCRSDETQTAPCTTTTDTRCQCRPGTFCVPDQACEVCKRCAKCKSGEEEVKKCTPFSNTVCRKRDPSPTKTSPALPLPTPTSSADIVTPICISLAIAFIIIIAAVWWFVIKQRSWEIPCSKSHCDSSEIVKIPIDESGATAEERQNNQNAGLEGEESRPESRPLLQETQSVMTKASPPLEDEDRGLGDSLPNTTSSSQTSLSALPTAASSGNTPHQSPTAIRPPPADMDDPLLHRLVPLQGSERSLKKSFDLFDEYLDVRIHNKFFRMIGVSDNHIRIAENGAPVDKVYELLKNWMQRQGLKADINDLLEALLSMDQRRSAESIASAALQRGYYKHADTP from the exons GTGTTTGCGGCAGCGCTCCTCATCGGGCTGGTTTGTCACGCAGCAGAACCTCCAGCATCTCAGTGGTCCAGCgatgaacacacaaacaaaaatctCACTCTTCGACGACACAGGACATGTGTTGAGAATGAGCAGTACCTCCACCAGGGACTCTGCTGCCTCAATTGCCAGGCTG gatCCTTTGTGCAGAAGGGATGTGAAAGAGACCAAGAACAAGGGACATGTCTTGGCTGTGACCACGGACAGACCTACACAGAGCACTCCAACGGGATGAACCGATGTTTGCCCTGTACACACTGCCGCTCAG ATGAGACTCAAACTGCACCCTGCACCACGACTACAGACACCAGGTGTCAGTGCAGACCAGGGACCTTCTGTGTCCCAGATCAGGCCTGCGAAGTCTGCAAACGTTGTGCCAA GTGTAAAtcaggagaggaggaggtgaaGAAATGCACCCCGTTCTCTAACACGGTGTGTCGGAAACGGGATCCGTCCCCAACCAAAACCTCCCCAGCCCTTCCTTTACCGACTCCTACCTCTTCTGCAGACATTG TTACTCCTATATGCATTTCCCTGGCCATcgccttcatcatcatcatcgcgGCTGTGTGGTGGTTCGTAATCAAGCAGCGTTCATGGGAAATACCAT gTTCAAAGAGCCACTGTGATTCCAGTGAAATTGTGAAGATTCCTATT GATGAGAGTGGAGCTACAGCggaggagagacagaacaaTCAGAACGCAGGTCTGGAGGGGGAAGAGTCTCGCCCAGAGTCCCGGCCCCTGCTGCAGGAGACCCAGTCTGTCATGACCAAGGCCTCCCCTCCCCTCGAAGATGAGGACCGAGGACTAGGAGACAGTTTGCCCAACACCACTAGTTCGTCTCAAACTAGCCTGTCGGCCCTGCCCACTGCAGCTTCCTCTGGTAACACCCCACACCAGAGCCCCACTGCCATCAGACCGCCGCCTGCAGACATG GATGATCCTTTGCTACATCGATTGGTGCCACTACAAG GGTCAGAAAGATCCCTAAAGAAGAGCTTTGATTTGTTCGATGAGTACCTGGATGTGCGGATCCATAACAAGTTTTTCAGAATGATTGGAGTCAGTGACAACCACATTCGGATTGCGGAGAATGGAGCCCCTGTTGACAAAGTGTATGAACTGCTGAAGAACTGGATGCAGAGGCAGGGCCTAAAAGCCGACATCAACGACCTGTTAGAGGCTTTGCTAAGTATGGACCAGCGACGCTCGGCTGAGAGCATCGCCTCCGCAGCCCTGCAGAGAGGCTACTACAAGCACGCAGACACGCCCTGA